The window TTCAAAGTGTGACCTCTCGAGAGATCACAGGAGCGGAGGGCGTGGGATTCGAACCCACGTTCGAGGTCTCCCCCGAAAGCAGTGAATCGCCCCGGGTTTGTTAGAGGCTAGTTCGATATCATCTCCACTATTCTACTTGATTCGGGATTCGCATAATAGAGTGCTTCGAATTCGGCCGGTGGGACGTTTCCGATCGAGCTGTGGAGGCGGCGGTGGTTGTACCAGTCCACCCAGGTCAGGGTCGCGATCTCCAGGTCGTCGATCGTCT is drawn from Sporichthyaceae bacterium and contains these coding sequences:
- a CDS encoding integrase core domain-containing protein, whose protein sequence is TIDDLEIATLTWVDWYNHRRLHSSIGNVPPAEFEALYYANPESSRIVEMISN